One part of the Streptomyces ferrugineus genome encodes these proteins:
- the rocD gene encoding ornithine--oxo-acid transaminase translates to MGTSSTNESLIATIDAHSAHNYHPLPVVVATADGAWMTDVEGRRYLDLLAGYSALNFGHGNRRILDAAKAQLERVTLTSRAFHHDRFGAFCAQLAELCGMEMVLPMNTGAEAVETAVKTARKWGYRVKGVPAEMAKIVVAGNNFHGRTTTIISFSTDPEARADFGPYTPGFEIVPYGDLTAMREALTENTVAVLLEPIQGEAGVVVPPAGYLPAVRELTRERNVLFVADEVQSGLGRTGRTFACEHEGVVPDVYVLGKALGGGVVPVSAVVSSAEVLGVFRPGEHGSTFGGNPLACAVALEVIAMLRTGEFQQRAAELGAHLHRELGQLAGTGRVTQVRGRGLWAGVDIARGHGTGREVSEQLMERGVLVKDTHGATIRIAPPLVIGKEDLDWGLAQLQGVLGV, encoded by the coding sequence GTGGGTACGTCGAGCACCAACGAATCCCTGATCGCCACGATCGACGCGCACAGCGCGCACAACTACCACCCGCTGCCGGTAGTGGTGGCGACGGCGGACGGGGCGTGGATGACGGATGTGGAGGGGCGGCGCTATCTGGATCTGCTGGCCGGGTATTCGGCGCTCAACTTCGGGCACGGCAACCGGCGGATCCTGGATGCGGCGAAGGCGCAGCTGGAGCGGGTGACGCTGACGTCGCGGGCGTTTCATCACGACCGGTTCGGGGCGTTCTGCGCGCAGCTCGCCGAGCTGTGCGGGATGGAGATGGTGCTGCCGATGAACACGGGGGCGGAGGCGGTGGAGACGGCCGTGAAGACGGCCCGGAAGTGGGGGTACCGGGTCAAGGGCGTGCCGGCGGAGATGGCGAAGATCGTGGTGGCGGGCAACAACTTCCACGGCCGTACGACGACGATCATCAGCTTCTCCACCGACCCGGAGGCGCGGGCGGACTTCGGGCCGTACACGCCGGGCTTCGAGATCGTGCCGTACGGGGATCTGACGGCGATGCGGGAGGCGTTGACGGAGAACACGGTGGCGGTGCTGCTGGAGCCGATCCAGGGCGAGGCGGGGGTGGTCGTCCCTCCCGCGGGCTATCTGCCGGCGGTGCGGGAGTTGACGCGGGAGCGGAACGTGCTGTTCGTGGCGGACGAGGTCCAGTCGGGGCTGGGGCGTACGGGGCGCACCTTCGCGTGCGAGCACGAGGGCGTGGTGCCGGACGTGTACGTCCTGGGGAAGGCCCTCGGGGGCGGGGTCGTGCCGGTGTCGGCGGTGGTGTCGTCGGCCGAGGTGCTCGGGGTGTTCCGGCCCGGGGAGCACGGGTCGACGTTCGGTGGGAATCCGCTGGCGTGTGCGGTGGCGCTGGAGGTGATCGCGATGCTGCGGACGGGCGAGTTCCAGCAGCGGGCGGCGGAGCTGGGCGCGCATCTGCACCGGGAGCTGGGGCAGTTGGCCGGGACCGGGCGGGTGACGCAGGTGCGGGGGCGCGGGCTGTGGGCCGGGGTCGACATCGCCCGGGGGCATGGCACGGGGCGGGAGGTGTCCGAGCAGTTGATGGAGCGGGGTGTGCTGGTGAAGGACACCCATGGGGCGACGATCCGTATCGCGCCGCCCCTGGTGATCGGAAAGGAGGATCTGGACTGGGGGCTGGCCCAGTTGCAGGGCGTGCTCGGGGTCTGA
- the pabB gene encoding aminodeoxychorismate synthase component I encodes MKTLLIDNYDSYTYNLFQLIAEVNGEEPLVIHNDTPADRIPDLAGFDNVVVSPGPGHPGASRDFGISARLLAECRLPVLGVCLGHQGIALGERSRVEPAPRPLHGHLSTVRHDERDLFRGLPQHFTAVRYHSLAVREPLPGTLEATAWAEDGVLMGLRHRTRPLWGVQFHPESVLTDYGHRMLVNFRNLTAERARRPRTKNTAVPSSAAPSPVALIPRPRTAGRTAYRLHTRRIAGAVDTEAAFTRLYASSPRAFWLDSSLVEEGRSRFSFLGDDSGPLAEFVRYDVDAGRCEIERAGRPPRKVAASVFDYLKRQLTNRRVDATGLPFDFTGGYVGYFGYETKADCGSPNQHRADTPDACWLFADRLIAVDHQEGFTYAVCLAEDTPRAAREAADWLESTLAQLTFVTAETDRPSPPASAESDLDAAEPWLVRDRATYLADIEACKQELRAGTSYEVCLTNAARMPAPSDAYGFYRVLRRVNPAPYAAFLRFGEFDVAGSSPERFLRITRDGHAEAKPIKGTAGRGAGPEEDARLRDALATDAKTRAENLMIVDLLRNDLGRVCRTGSVRVPKLMATETYATVHQLVSTVEGRLREGTDAVDCVRACFPGGSMTGAPKLRTMEIIDALETEARGVYSGALGYLGCSGGADLNIVIRTAVLADGVLRLGAGGAIVLDSDPVAEYDEMLLKTAAQMRALREHTAAGAGRSRDTASSPARSVVTTLADMGSQQNAGTTATGTGDSHEPGVIPSVAEEAAR; translated from the coding sequence GTGAAGACCCTGCTCATCGACAATTACGACTCGTACACGTACAACCTGTTCCAGCTGATCGCCGAGGTCAACGGCGAGGAGCCGCTGGTGATCCACAACGACACCCCCGCCGACCGGATCCCGGATCTCGCGGGGTTCGACAACGTGGTGGTGTCGCCGGGTCCCGGGCACCCGGGCGCCTCGCGCGACTTCGGCATCAGCGCCAGGCTGCTCGCCGAGTGCCGGCTGCCCGTGCTCGGCGTCTGCCTGGGCCACCAGGGCATCGCGCTCGGGGAACGGAGCCGCGTCGAGCCGGCCCCGCGGCCCCTGCACGGTCATCTGTCCACGGTCCGGCACGACGAGCGGGACCTGTTCCGGGGGTTGCCGCAGCACTTCACCGCGGTGCGCTACCACTCGCTGGCCGTGCGCGAGCCGCTGCCCGGGACGCTTGAGGCCACCGCCTGGGCCGAGGACGGTGTCCTGATGGGGCTCCGGCACCGCACCAGGCCCCTGTGGGGGGTGCAGTTCCATCCGGAGTCCGTCCTCACGGATTACGGCCACCGCATGCTCGTGAACTTCCGGAACCTGACGGCCGAACGGGCCCGCAGGCCCCGTACGAAGAACACCGCGGTGCCTTCATCGGCCGCGCCGTCGCCGGTCGCCCTCATCCCCCGCCCCCGGACCGCCGGACGCACCGCCTACCGCCTGCACACCCGCCGGATCGCCGGCGCGGTCGACACGGAGGCCGCCTTCACGCGGCTGTACGCATCCTCGCCGCGCGCGTTCTGGCTGGACAGCTCCCTGGTGGAGGAGGGGCGGTCCCGCTTCTCGTTCCTCGGGGACGACAGCGGGCCGCTCGCCGAGTTCGTACGGTACGACGTCGACGCCGGCCGCTGTGAGATCGAGCGGGCCGGACGGCCGCCGCGCAAGGTCGCGGCGAGCGTCTTCGACTACCTCAAGCGGCAGCTGACGAACCGTCGGGTGGACGCCACCGGGCTGCCCTTCGACTTCACGGGCGGCTATGTCGGCTACTTCGGCTACGAGACGAAGGCGGACTGCGGCTCGCCGAACCAGCACCGGGCCGACACCCCGGACGCCTGCTGGCTGTTCGCCGACCGGCTGATCGCGGTGGACCACCAGGAGGGCTTCACCTACGCCGTGTGCCTGGCGGAGGACACCCCGCGGGCCGCGCGGGAGGCCGCGGACTGGCTGGAGAGCACGCTGGCCCAGCTCACCTTCGTCACCGCCGAGACGGACCGGCCGTCGCCGCCCGCGTCCGCCGAGTCGGACCTCGACGCCGCCGAGCCGTGGCTGGTGCGCGACCGGGCCACGTACCTCGCCGACATCGAGGCGTGCAAGCAGGAGCTGCGGGCGGGCACCAGCTACGAGGTCTGCCTGACCAACGCCGCCCGGATGCCCGCCCCGTCCGACGCGTACGGCTTCTACCGGGTGCTGCGGCGCGTCAACCCGGCGCCGTACGCGGCCTTCTTACGGTTCGGGGAGTTCGACGTGGCCGGCTCCTCGCCCGAGCGCTTCCTGCGGATCACCCGGGACGGGCACGCCGAGGCCAAGCCGATCAAGGGCACCGCGGGTCGCGGTGCCGGGCCCGAGGAGGATGCCCGGCTCAGGGACGCGCTGGCGACGGACGCCAAGACGCGTGCCGAGAACCTGATGATCGTGGATCTGCTCCGCAACGACCTTGGCCGGGTCTGCCGGACCGGGTCGGTGCGGGTGCCCAAGCTCATGGCCACCGAGACGTACGCCACCGTGCATCAGCTCGTCTCCACCGTGGAGGGGCGGCTGCGCGAGGGCACGGACGCGGTGGACTGCGTCCGCGCCTGCTTCCCCGGCGGCTCGATGACCGGCGCGCCGAAGCTGCGCACCATGGAGATCATCGACGCCCTGGAGACCGAGGCCCGCGGGGTCTACTCCGGTGCCCTCGGCTATCTGGGGTGCAGCGGCGGCGCGGACCTCAACATCGTCATCCGTACGGCCGTCCTCGCGGACGGGGTGCTGCGGCTGGGCGCCGGCGGAGCGATCGTCCTCGACTCCGATCCGGTCGCCGAGTACGACGAGATGCTGCTGAAGACGGCGGCCCAGATGCGGGCCCTGCGGGAGCACACGGCGGCGGGGGCGGGGCGGTCCCGGGACACGGCGTCGTCTCCGGCGCGCAGCGTCGTGACCACCCTGGCGGACATGGGCTCCCAGCAGAACGCCGGGACCACGGCAACAGGGACCGGCGACAGCCACGAACCCGGCGTCATCCCGTCCGTCGCGGAGGAGGCCGCCCGATGA
- a CDS encoding FAD-dependent monooxygenase gives MNPVVVVGAGPVGLSAALGLRAHGLDVVLLEADPKDRERPGSRALFVHRETLGLLDGMRPGLAAEITSYGRTWHTKRTLYRGREVYSRTFPPPSGPPGLPPFTSLRQVDTERFLRAACERAGVEFVWEARVTGVSTTESGVRLTADDGREWTGAYAVAADGARSTVRRELGIAMEGTRGEGFHVVVDVADVPGAEQPGERVFHYEHPGVGGRSVMRVPFTGGFQVDLQCRDDDTEEAYGTEEAVRRWLPAVVGDGYGERILWVSTYRFLRKVAASFTDSHRRVLLVGEAAHLFPPFGARGMNSGIADAAAAADAIAAGTAEAVADFAEVRRAAGLFNSAAAGRALDHLRPRRRTVRARQRAAAVLAPVLPWCGSWLEHAPYGPRHGAPAVAGGKY, from the coding sequence GTGAACCCGGTCGTCGTGGTGGGCGCCGGCCCCGTGGGCCTGTCGGCGGCGCTCGGGCTGCGCGCGCACGGGCTGGACGTCGTCCTGCTGGAGGCCGACCCGAAGGACCGCGAACGGCCCGGCAGCCGGGCCCTGTTCGTGCACCGGGAGACCCTCGGGCTGCTCGACGGCATGCGGCCGGGGCTGGCCGCCGAGATCACCTCGTACGGACGGACCTGGCACACCAAGCGCACCCTGTACCGGGGCCGGGAGGTGTACTCCCGCACCTTCCCGCCCCCGTCCGGCCCTCCGGGACTCCCGCCCTTCACCAGCCTGCGCCAGGTGGACACCGAACGCTTCCTGCGGGCGGCCTGCGAGCGGGCCGGGGTGGAGTTCGTCTGGGAGGCCCGCGTCACCGGCGTAAGCACCACGGAGTCCGGGGTCCGGCTGACCGCCGACGACGGACGGGAGTGGACCGGCGCGTACGCCGTCGCCGCCGACGGGGCCCGCTCCACCGTCCGGCGCGAGCTGGGCATCGCCATGGAGGGCACCCGCGGCGAGGGCTTCCACGTCGTCGTCGACGTGGCCGACGTCCCGGGCGCCGAACAGCCTGGGGAGCGGGTCTTCCACTACGAGCACCCGGGGGTCGGCGGACGCAGCGTGATGCGGGTGCCCTTCACCGGGGGGTTCCAGGTCGACCTGCAGTGCCGCGACGACGACACGGAGGAGGCGTACGGCACCGAGGAGGCCGTACGGCGCTGGCTGCCGGCGGTCGTCGGGGACGGGTACGGCGAGCGGATCCTGTGGGTGTCGACGTACCGCTTCCTGCGCAAGGTGGCGGCCTCGTTCACCGACTCCCACCGCCGGGTGCTGCTCGTCGGGGAGGCGGCGCATCTCTTTCCGCCGTTCGGGGCACGCGGGATGAACAGCGGGATCGCCGACGCGGCGGCGGCAGCGGACGCCATCGCGGCGGGGACGGCCGAGGCGGTCGCCGACTTCGCCGAAGTCCGGCGCGCCGCGGGCCTGTTCAACAGCGCCGCCGCCGGCAGGGCACTGGATCACCTGCGGCCCCGGCGCCGGACCGTACGGGCCAGGCAGCGCGCGGCGGCGGTGCTGGCGCCGGTGCTGCCGTGGTGCGGTTCGTGGCTGGAGCACGCGCCGTACGGCCCTCGGCACGGGGCGCCAGCGGTGGCGGGCGGCAAATACTGA
- a CDS encoding DUF3050 domain-containing protein, with the protein MSRYDWNMTHEGIDRARAAIEPVRKEVTAHQIYQRIGSRADMATFMAHHVFAVWDFMSLLKSLQRDLTCVDVPWVPRGSEVSRRLINDIVLVEESDELNGGFTSHFELYRAGMTEAGAETAPIDTFLALITEGHDVPAALHVAQVPAPAAEFVRTTFGIIADRPLHCRAAAFAFSREDLIPDMFDQVIRKEGTERFPLFCDYLARHIEVDGEEHTPMAMQMVADLCGTDDTRWREAVETATLALEARSRLWDGITEAMAPPTRR; encoded by the coding sequence ATGTCTCGCTACGACTGGAACATGACCCACGAGGGAATCGACCGGGCGCGCGCCGCGATCGAACCCGTACGAAAAGAAGTCACCGCCCACCAGATTTACCAGCGGATCGGCAGCCGCGCGGACATGGCGACGTTCATGGCGCACCACGTCTTCGCGGTGTGGGACTTCATGTCACTGCTCAAGTCCCTGCAACGGGACCTGACATGTGTGGACGTCCCCTGGGTGCCGCGCGGCTCCGAGGTGAGCCGGCGACTGATCAACGACATTGTGCTGGTGGAGGAGAGCGACGAGCTGAACGGCGGCTTCACCAGCCACTTCGAGCTCTATCGCGCGGGCATGACCGAGGCGGGCGCCGAGACGGCCCCCATCGACACCTTCCTGGCGCTGATCACGGAGGGCCACGATGTGCCGGCGGCACTGCATGTCGCCCAAGTGCCCGCGCCGGCGGCCGAGTTCGTGCGCACCACCTTCGGCATCATCGCCGACCGCCCACTGCACTGCCGGGCCGCCGCCTTCGCCTTCTCCCGGGAGGACCTCATCCCGGACATGTTCGACCAGGTGATCAGGAAGGAGGGCACCGAACGGTTCCCGCTCTTCTGCGACTATCTGGCCCGCCACATCGAGGTCGACGGCGAGGAGCACACCCCGATGGCCATGCAGATGGTCGCCGACCTGTGCGGCACGGACGACACACGCTGGCGGGAGGCCGTGGAGACGGCGACCCTCGCGCTGGAGGCGAGGTCCCGGTTGTGGGACGGCATCACGGAGGCCATGGCGCCACCTACCCGCCGCTGA
- a CDS encoding glycine hydroxymethyltransferase: protein MSAEPLSTESTAFRSALDVIRAVEPRVADAIGQEVADQREMLKLIASENYASPATLLAMGNWFSDKYAEGTVGRRFYAGCRNVDTVESLAAEHAKELFGARHAYVQPHSGIDANLVAFWAVLAQRVEAPALEKAGVRQVNELSEADWAELRRAFGNQRMLGMSLDAGGHLTHGFRPNISGKMFDQRSYGTDPATGLIDYEALRASAREFKPLIIVAGYSAYPRLVNFRIMREIADEVGATLMVDMAHFAGLVAGKVLTGDFDPVPHAQIVTTTTHKSLRGPRGGMVLCDDSLKDQVDRGCPMVLGGPLPHVMAAKAVALAEARQESFRDYAQRIVDNSRALAEGLMRRGATLVTGGTDNHLNLIDVASSYGLTGRQAEAALLESGIVTNRNAIPADPNGAWYTSGIRIGTPALTTRGLGTAEMDEVAALIDRVLTTTEPGTTKSGAPSKAAHVLDSKIADEISHRATDLVAGFPLYPEVDLG, encoded by the coding sequence ATGTCAGCCGAGCCCCTCTCCACCGAGTCCACCGCCTTCCGTTCCGCCCTCGACGTGATCCGCGCCGTCGAGCCGCGCGTGGCCGACGCCATCGGCCAGGAGGTCGCCGACCAGCGCGAGATGCTCAAACTGATCGCCTCCGAGAACTACGCCTCCCCGGCCACCCTCCTGGCGATGGGCAACTGGTTCAGCGACAAGTACGCCGAGGGCACCGTCGGCCGCCGCTTCTACGCCGGCTGCCGCAACGTCGACACCGTCGAGTCCCTCGCCGCCGAACACGCCAAGGAGCTCTTCGGCGCCCGCCACGCCTACGTCCAGCCGCACTCCGGCATCGACGCCAACCTCGTCGCCTTCTGGGCCGTCCTCGCCCAGCGCGTCGAGGCCCCCGCCCTGGAGAAGGCCGGCGTCCGCCAGGTCAACGAACTCTCCGAGGCCGACTGGGCCGAACTGCGCCGCGCCTTCGGCAACCAGCGCATGCTCGGCATGTCCCTGGACGCCGGCGGCCACCTCACCCACGGCTTCCGCCCGAACATCTCCGGCAAGATGTTCGACCAGCGCTCCTACGGCACCGACCCCGCCACGGGCCTGATCGACTACGAGGCCCTGCGCGCCTCCGCCCGCGAGTTCAAGCCGCTGATCATCGTCGCCGGCTACTCCGCCTACCCCCGTCTCGTGAACTTCCGGATCATGCGCGAGATCGCCGACGAGGTCGGCGCCACGCTCATGGTCGACATGGCCCACTTCGCGGGTCTCGTCGCCGGCAAGGTCCTCACCGGCGACTTCGACCCGGTCCCGCACGCCCAGATCGTCACCACCACCACCCACAAGTCGCTGCGCGGCCCGCGCGGCGGCATGGTCCTGTGCGACGACTCCCTCAAGGACCAGGTCGACCGCGGCTGCCCGATGGTCCTCGGCGGCCCGCTCCCGCACGTCATGGCCGCCAAGGCCGTCGCCCTCGCCGAGGCCCGCCAGGAGTCCTTCCGCGACTACGCCCAGCGCATCGTCGACAACTCCCGGGCGCTGGCGGAAGGGCTGATGCGCAGGGGCGCGACCCTTGTCACCGGCGGCACGGACAACCACCTCAACCTGATCGACGTCGCCTCCTCCTACGGACTCACCGGCCGCCAGGCCGAGGCCGCGCTCCTCGAGTCCGGCATCGTCACCAACCGCAACGCCATCCCGGCCGACCCCAACGGCGCCTGGTACACCTCCGGCATCCGCATCGGCACCCCCGCCCTGACCACCCGGGGCCTGGGCACCGCCGAGATGGACGAGGTCGCCGCCCTCATCGACCGCGTCCTCACCACCACCGAGCCGGGCACGACCAAGTCGGGCGCCCCGTCCAAGGCCGCTCACGTCCTCGACTCGAAGATCGCCGACGAGATCTCCCACCGCGCCACCGACCTCGTGGCCGGCTTCCCGCTCTACCCGGAGGTCGACCTGGGCTGA
- a CDS encoding class I adenylate-forming enzyme family protein, which translates to MPQQSLLSERGFYLGPVFRRAADRHGAVFVTLDRPLDVRPDLGVDLSYPVLADVVDELSGRLWAAGVRPSEQVAVHKTDNVDIVLLTCAVSRIGAVPVLLSPTLAGPVAGQLLARLRRPWLITDRAKLEGPLAEVALPAGRTLSVDDAPGADPLEKYAGAEPAAPVRLHPREPALITHSSGTTGVPKLAVHCANTMWNRLVPQQAMGWPTRGETAALHMSFVHSRFYHLLGVLLHFGSPLVLITDPAPDKVAPLLVRHRPGIVETHPNTFVLWEELADAPGAPLSRVRSYGSTFDAIHPRTVRRLLDASKRRTPWLIQLYGQSETGPVAFQWFTRRSAARADGRRVGTGIPGFTRVRVTDAEGRRVAPGTPGRIEARTRGRILTYLGMQDRYDRQLDDGWWEMGDMGYRSRLGALHLIDREIDQIDAVHSNLEVEDTLMSRLEELREIVIVPGVDREPVPVVCVRGERPLDPERWRRATADLPAMAEPRQWRFEELPMTATWKVKRVEITRMLTEGALR; encoded by the coding sequence ATGCCACAGCAATCCCTGCTCTCCGAACGCGGGTTCTATCTGGGCCCGGTGTTCCGGCGCGCGGCGGACCGGCACGGCGCCGTCTTCGTCACCCTGGACCGGCCGCTGGACGTCCGCCCCGACCTCGGGGTCGATCTGAGCTACCCGGTGCTCGCCGACGTGGTCGACGAGCTGTCCGGCCGGCTGTGGGCGGCGGGGGTGCGGCCCTCCGAACAGGTGGCCGTCCACAAGACGGACAACGTGGACATCGTCCTGCTGACCTGTGCCGTCTCCCGCATCGGCGCCGTCCCGGTACTGCTGTCGCCCACGCTGGCCGGCCCGGTGGCCGGGCAGTTGCTGGCCCGGCTGCGGCGGCCCTGGCTGATCACCGACCGGGCCAAGCTGGAAGGCCCGCTCGCGGAGGTCGCCCTGCCCGCGGGACGCACCCTCTCCGTGGACGACGCCCCCGGCGCCGATCCGCTGGAGAAGTACGCCGGCGCCGAACCCGCCGCACCCGTACGGCTGCACCCCCGAGAGCCCGCCCTCATCACCCACAGCTCGGGCACCACCGGCGTCCCCAAGCTGGCCGTGCACTGCGCGAACACCATGTGGAACCGGCTCGTACCGCAGCAGGCCATGGGCTGGCCCACCCGTGGGGAGACCGCGGCGCTGCACATGTCCTTCGTGCACTCGCGCTTCTACCATCTGCTCGGCGTCCTGCTGCACTTCGGCAGCCCGCTGGTGCTGATCACCGACCCGGCGCCGGACAAGGTCGCCCCGCTGCTCGTCCGGCATCGCCCCGGCATCGTCGAGACCCACCCCAACACCTTCGTGCTGTGGGAGGAGCTCGCCGACGCGCCCGGCGCCCCGCTGTCCCGGGTGCGGTCGTACGGCTCCACGTTCGACGCGATCCATCCGCGCACCGTACGGCGGCTGCTGGACGCCTCGAAGCGCCGTACGCCCTGGCTGATCCAGCTGTACGGGCAGAGCGAGACGGGCCCCGTCGCGTTCCAGTGGTTCACCCGGCGCAGCGCCGCCCGCGCGGACGGCCGCCGGGTCGGGACCGGCATCCCCGGCTTCACCCGGGTCCGTGTCACCGACGCCGAGGGCAGGCGGGTCGCGCCCGGGACCCCCGGCCGGATCGAGGCCCGCACCAGGGGCCGCATCCTCACCTACCTCGGCATGCAGGACCGCTACGACCGGCAGCTCGACGACGGCTGGTGGGAGATGGGCGACATGGGCTACCGGAGCCGACTGGGCGCCCTGCATCTCATAGACCGGGAGATCGACCAGATCGACGCCGTGCACAGCAATCTGGAGGTCGAGGACACGCTGATGTCCCGCCTTGAGGAGCTGCGCGAGATCGTCATCGTGCCCGGCGTGGACCGCGAGCCGGTGCCGGTGGTGTGCGTGCGGGGCGAGCGGCCGCTGGACCCGGAGCGCTGGCGGAGGGCGACGGCCGATCTGCCCGCGATGGCCGAGCCCCGGCAGTGGCGGTTCGAGGAGCTGCCGATGACCGCGACCTGGAAGGTGAAGCGGGTGGAGATCACCCGCATGCTGACCGAGGGCGCGCTCAGGTGA
- a CDS encoding AMP-binding protein, translating to MKTEQSLTAPHTAVPHPTRPPRASGTTHPTHPTAPPQSSATAGPGTPPPDAAAPGNLAAHLADLSARRGWDARPAFHQGHRAWTHAEVHELGARAATVLAGHGVRPRDRVLLALPDGVAWVAAFLGVARLGAVAVLVNPELPAADHAFMAQDTEAVLCVTGPGLEQERFRGRACLGADELLALAPAAEPAPAHPVDAHTPLYVQYTSGTTGHPKGVVHTHGDPKAYHDLIGRRVLRITEDDVTLSVSKLYFAYGFGNAFVFPLFSGSSAVLTDRRPTPAAVDELVARHRVTLLYSVPSAYAALVADRGSGHEACFASVRAAVSAGEGMPDGLGGQVTELLGAPVLEQIGSTEAGHAFCANGFEHHRPGTVGRPVPGFEVELRDRAGRPVPDGAEGEMWVRGPTVTPGYLNRPEETGRTLVGGWLATRDRARREPDGTYRHLGRADDMEMVGGITVSPLEVEAVLRTHPAVREVAVAAVADGRGASRLRAFVVPRTPVRDGLEGELLRLAREHLAAFKVPRGVSLVPSLPRTPTGKLRRHLVRKGAW from the coding sequence ATGAAGACCGAGCAGTCCTTGACCGCACCGCACACCGCCGTTCCGCACCCCACGAGGCCCCCACGGGCTTCGGGCACCACGCACCCCACGCACCCCACGGCCCCTCCGCAGTCGTCCGCCACCGCCGGCCCCGGGACACCCCCGCCGGACGCAGCAGCCCCCGGGAACCTCGCCGCCCACCTCGCCGATCTCTCGGCGCGGCGTGGATGGGACGCTCGGCCCGCGTTTCACCAGGGGCATCGGGCATGGACCCACGCCGAGGTGCACGAGCTCGGGGCGCGGGCGGCCACCGTGCTGGCCGGTCACGGGGTGCGCCCCCGTGACCGCGTGCTGCTCGCGCTGCCCGACGGTGTCGCCTGGGTGGCGGCCTTTCTCGGGGTGGCCCGGCTCGGTGCCGTCGCGGTTCTCGTGAATCCCGAACTTCCCGCCGCCGACCACGCGTTCATGGCCCAGGACACCGAGGCCGTGCTGTGTGTGACGGGACCGGGTCTGGAGCAGGAGCGTTTCCGCGGCCGGGCGTGTCTCGGCGCCGACGAACTGCTCGCGCTCGCCCCCGCCGCCGAGCCGGCCCCCGCCCACCCGGTCGACGCGCACACCCCGCTGTATGTGCAGTACACGTCCGGTACCACCGGCCACCCCAAGGGCGTCGTGCACACGCACGGCGACCCGAAGGCGTATCACGACCTGATCGGCCGGCGGGTGCTGCGCATCACCGAGGACGACGTCACCCTGTCGGTGTCGAAGCTGTACTTCGCCTACGGCTTCGGCAACGCCTTCGTCTTCCCGCTCTTCTCCGGCTCCTCCGCCGTCCTGACGGACCGCCGCCCGACCCCGGCCGCCGTCGACGAACTCGTCGCCCGGCACCGGGTGACCCTGCTCTACTCCGTGCCGTCCGCGTACGCCGCCCTGGTGGCCGACCGGGGCAGCGGACACGAGGCCTGCTTCGCCTCGGTGCGCGCCGCGGTGTCGGCCGGCGAGGGCATGCCGGACGGGCTCGGCGGACAGGTCACCGAACTGCTCGGCGCGCCCGTGCTGGAGCAGATCGGCTCCACCGAGGCCGGGCACGCCTTCTGCGCCAACGGCTTCGAGCACCACCGTCCGGGCACCGTAGGCCGCCCCGTACCCGGCTTCGAGGTGGAGCTGCGGGACCGGGCCGGGCGCCCGGTGCCGGACGGGGCGGAGGGCGAGATGTGGGTGCGCGGGCCGACGGTGACGCCCGGCTATCTGAACCGGCCCGAGGAGACCGGACGCACGCTCGTCGGCGGCTGGCTGGCCACCCGGGACCGGGCCCGCCGCGAGCCGGACGGCACCTACCGGCACCTGGGCCGCGCCGACGACATGGAGATGGTCGGCGGCATCACCGTCTCCCCGCTGGAGGTGGAGGCCGTACTGCGGACCCACCCGGCGGTGCGGGAGGTCGCCGTCGCGGCGGTGGCCGACGGGCGCGGGGCGAGCCGGCTGCGTGCCTTCGTCGTGCCCCGCACCCCCGTACGGGACGGCCTGGAGGGCGAACTCCTCCGGCTGGCCCGCGAACACCTCGCCGCCTTCAAGGTCCCCCGGGGCGTCAGCCTCGTCCCGTCCCTGCCCCGCACCCCGACCGGAAAGCTCCGCCGCCATCTGGTCCGCAAGGGCGCGTGGTGA